Proteins encoded by one window of Streptomyces sp. LX-29:
- a CDS encoding ABC transporter permease subunit — translation MAAGTGVSHPPPAAPDTGVSGSSSPGPRPDTRASRMSTRFGPRWSGPAGSGSGSRAARPGRYALGAVLVSVPLLLALLGPLFAGAPGPRAASFTLGGGHWLGTDFVGRDVWRQVLLGGESVVLVALAATALAYAVALPLGLGAALTHRSWLEESLMRPLDVLLAVPSLLVVLLVAAVSEPGAAGLALLVALVNIPDAARIVRAAAAQAAASPAVEALRMQGESRWRIAFGFVGRSLLRTLAADAGVRLTGVLYLVATAAFLGVGVAPDAADWAVMVDRNRTGLFVQPWAVVVPALLIVALSTGTNLLFDAALDGGRRSEKRKEPRR, via the coding sequence GTGGCCGCCGGCACTGGCGTGTCGCACCCCCCGCCGGCCGCCCCCGACACCGGCGTGTCGGGCTCCTCGTCGCCCGGCCCCCGACCGGACACCCGCGCGTCGCGGATGTCGACCCGGTTCGGCCCGCGATGGTCGGGTCCTGCCGGCTCCGGCTCCGGCTCCCGCGCGGCGCGGCCCGGCCGCTATGCGCTCGGCGCCGTCCTGGTGAGCGTACCCCTGCTGCTCGCCCTGCTGGGGCCGCTGTTCGCCGGCGCCCCGGGGCCGCGTGCGGCCTCCTTCACCCTCGGCGGCGGCCACTGGCTGGGCACCGACTTCGTGGGCCGCGACGTCTGGCGACAGGTGCTGCTCGGCGGGGAGTCCGTGGTGCTGGTCGCCCTCGCGGCCACCGCGCTGGCCTACGCGGTGGCGCTGCCGCTCGGCCTGGGCGCCGCGCTCACCCACCGGTCCTGGCTGGAGGAGTCGCTGATGCGACCGCTGGACGTGCTGCTCGCGGTGCCGTCCCTGCTGGTGGTCCTGTTGGTGGCCGCCGTCAGCGAACCGGGGGCGGCCGGCCTCGCGCTGCTGGTCGCGCTGGTCAACATCCCCGACGCGGCCCGTATCGTCCGGGCCGCGGCGGCGCAGGCGGCCGCCAGCCCCGCCGTGGAGGCGCTGCGCATGCAGGGCGAGAGCCGGTGGCGGATCGCCTTCGGCTTCGTCGGCCGCTCCCTGCTGCGCACTCTCGCCGCGGATGCCGGCGTACGCCTCACCGGCGTGCTCTACCTCGTCGCCACGGCCGCCTTTCTGGGCGTGGGCGTCGCCCCCGACGCCGCCGACTGGGCGGTCATGGTCGACCGCAACCGCACCGGCCTCTTCGTCCAACCCTGGGCGGTCGTCGTGCCCGCGCTGCTGATCGTGGCCCTGTCGACGGGCACCAACCTGCTCTTCGACGCCGCCCTCGACGGCGGTCGCCGAAGCGAGAAGCGAAAGGAGCCGCGCCGGTGA